One segment of Pseudoalteromonas rubra DNA contains the following:
- a CDS encoding acyl carrier protein → MQTQEKILSIVASLVKDVPAIALDTQINDLNISSMQAVMMVSEIESTFNIALPMQEFYVRECIQDLVQFVEEAA, encoded by the coding sequence ATGCAAACACAAGAGAAGATTTTAAGCATAGTCGCTTCGCTGGTAAAGGATGTACCGGCAATTGCTCTGGATACGCAGATTAATGATTTAAACATCAGTTCCATGCAGGCAGTGATGATGGTGAGTGAGATTGAATCTACGTTCAATATTGCTTTACCAATGCAAGAGTTCTATGTGCGTGAGTGTATACAGGATCTGGTTCAGTTTGTTGAGGAGGCTGCGTAA